In Leptodactylus fuscus isolate aLepFus1 chromosome 9, aLepFus1.hap2, whole genome shotgun sequence, the genomic window TCTTGTGTTTTATTACTAGACATGGCTGACGTTGGGAGgtcttgtgtgttttttgcaggatgagctgAAGTTTTTATTGCCACATCCCAACTGTTtgacattttattacatttttgcagGATGAGGCGACCATAGGAGCGGTTTTCtgccagctgagggtttgttgcaAGGTTCCCGACCTCGCGGTGTGACCAGGACTAGATCACAGTGGGGATTTACATCTCATTTCTTAGATCTCCAGGGCTGGAGCGACGTTCTCCTTCTCCAAAAGTCCCCGCGCTCTTTCCTGAGCGGCCCTGCATAAGAACCCCGACCCCACAAGGACGCCCAGCTTTTATCCCCGGCTCTGGGTGGTTTGACTTACACTTTTTCAGGGTAACCATCATGTGCGCCACCTAGCGGGGACCTGGTCACACATTGGTGCGGGGGCCAAGTATTAAATCTTGCAGGAAATTACAGAGTTTATTGATCTACAGTAAAAACTGCAACatgactgcactgtgtgaatggacccgtatACAGCAAGAAGTTCTAGGAGGCGACATCTGCTGGTTGTAGGGAGGTACTGCAGAATGTAATGTAATCTCTGATGCTACATGCTGCATGATCGCAGGGGTAAAACCGCCATCAGCACGACATCTACTAAGCCGTTACTACCTACAATGAAGTGAAGGCAACTTGTCTTGCAGCGACTTCAGACTGGGACACCCTGAAATACGTCAAGAGATTTACTAAGATACAGGCGCAGAATCGGTCAGCAGCCATAAACCTGCTCTATAGACCAGGCAGAACATCGCAGGATCCAGGGCCCCAAGAGCTGCCGCAGCCTCTGCAAGTGTTACACTGTGACAAACACTCAGCTCTGCGCAGGAACAGGACTCCAAGCCCTGACTGTAAATGATAAAGAATGTAAAGTATCTGACGAATCCATTATATGAGCTTTATTATAAATTGAGAGCACGGCCGCTGATCCCATACATACAGATTACAGGCACCGCtgatcctatatactgtacatacagattACAGGCACCGCTGATCCTATATACATACAGATTACAGGCACCGCTGATCCTATATACATACAGATTACAGGCACCGCTGATCCTATATACGTACAGATTACAGGCACCGCtgatcctatatactgtacatacagattACAGGCACCGCTGATCCTATATACGTACAGATTACAGGCCTTCATCGCTGCATCCTGATGACTGACAGTTATTGCAGAATCTTGAGGACGTTGCTCTGATCCTGGTCAAAAATATAACTCAGTCCATGTCCATAGTCACATATCCCATATAGGAGACTGAGGCATCGACCAGAACCTTCTAAGAAAATAGGAAAATGCAATGTGTGTGGGGTCAGATCTCAGGAAGAGGCCGCCAATACTCACAGCGACTGCCCAGACAACTGGTCTTTATTCTCTCCTAAAAAAGAAATTACATTTTGTGCTGATTCATTTCTTCTAATGCAACATCAAAGCTCCAAATCCCTGCAAGGACAtagatatataatacaggtctgttctcctgaagccaccactagggggagctcactacatacagattatacagtcaccactagagggagctcactacatacagattatacagtcaccactagaaggagctcactacatacagattatacagtcaccactagggggagctcactacatacagattatacagtcaccactaggaggagctcactacatacagattatacagtcaccactagggggagctcactacatacagattatacagtcaccactagggggagctcactacatacagattatacagtcaccactaggaggagctcactacatacagattatacagtcaccactaggaggagctcactacatacagattatacagtcaccactaggaggagctcactacatacagattatacagtcaccactagagggagctcactacatacagattatacagtcaccactagggggagctcactacatacaggttatacagtcaccactaggaggagctcactacatacagattatacagtcaccactaggaggagctcactacatacagattatacagtcaccactaggaggagctcactacatacagattatacagtcaccactagggggagctcactacatacagattatacagtcaccactaggaggagctcactacatacagattatacagtcaccactaggaggagctcactacatacagattatacagtcaccactagagggagctcactacatacagattatacagtcaccactaggaggagctcactacatacagattatacagtcaccactagggggagctccctacatacagattatacagtcaccactaggaggagctcactacatacagattatacagtcaccactaggaggagctccctacatacagattatacagtcaccactagggggagctcactacatacagattatacagtcaccactagggggagctcactacatacagattatacagtcgccACTAGggtgagctcactacatacagattatacagtcaccactagggggagctcactacatacagattatacagtcaccactagggggagctcactacatacagattatacagtcaccactaggaggagctcactacatacagattatacagtcgccactaggaggagctcactacatacagattatacagtcaccactaggaggagctcactacatacagattatacagtcaccactagggggagctcactacatacagattatacagtcaccactacggGGAGCTCAGGAGTTAATGTATACTATGTTATTGGGCTCAATGTGTATAGAGTCTGCAGTAAACTCttgagctccatctagtggtgactgcaggtagcACAGAATTTTCCATGTCCATGAAAGGGATTTTCTTTCTGTATCTAGAAATAATTTCTGACGGCTCTAAATATATATGAAGAAATAATCTGCACAGAATTGAAGATTTGACGTTACAGATTCACTCCGGACTTTCCACTTTCCATTGCTGGGGTCTGGTAGTTGATGTCGGACATCACTGGGGGTCCCGGGGTCTTGATGATAAGTTCTGGGTTCTGCTCTTCCCCTAATATTCTCCATTGCAGCCACTTACCTCTCCTTGTCCTACACTTGTTGTATATCCATAGTACAGGCTGCACCAGTATAACCAGCAGGTGCACACCCGGCCGCAGAGTCCTTCACCCCTGCGAGATCCTCCAAGCTCTCGCCTCAGGACATCTTCAGGTTCCTCGTCTGATGGGAGTTATAGTCTGCTGAGGAACATGAGCAAAGCCGTGTGGAACTCCTCCGGCCTGTCCATGTAACACGCGTGTCCGGCTCCTTTCAGGGGGCTCAGTGTGTGGTTTGGCAGGTGCTGCAGGCTCTCAAGGGATTGGCTGCCCAGGTTCATGTCCTCTGTGCCATATACGATGAGGGTGGGGACCTGCGGGTGACGTATAGATTATAGGGTAATGTCATGTGACTACACAGAGCCAATCAGGAACCAGACTTTTGATTTTATGCTGTTTACAGACACAAGGTACAGAGAAGTTGTCACAGCTCCAccccctgtgacatcactgaactCCACCCACATTGCTGACACCCCGCCCCATTCTACACACCTGGACCTGCTGGTACTGCTGGGGCTTGTAGCTCTTTGTCCCCACAGGAGCGACAGGAACAAATCCTCGAAGGCGGTCGGGATGCTGCAGGAGGAGAGGTAAAGAGAAGAGGCCGCTCATGGACGGACTAATGATGAGCGGCTGACGTGTGCCCAGGGCGTCCATGACGTGGAGGAGATACTCAGTGCGCCCCTTCTCTGAAGACATGGGCTGAGCTTGTAAGGATTCGCCATATCCTAGAAGTCAGGACACGGAGAGTCAAGATGCAGAAATACAAGGTGTGAGGATGAACAAGGAGCACGcatgtatatgtactgtacagtGCAAGGAGCACGcatgtatatgtactgtacagtGCAAGGAGCACGCATGCATATGAACTGTAGAGTGCAAGGAGCACGggtgtatatgtactgtacagtacaaGGCGCACGCATGTATATGTACTGTAGAGTGCAAGGAGCACGCATGCATATGTACTGTACAGTGCAAGGAGCACGcatgtatatgtactgtacagtGCAAGGAGCACGCATGCATATGTACTGTACAGTGCAAGGAGCACGCATGCATATGTACTGCACAGTGCAAGGAGCACGCATGTATGTGTACTGTACAGTGCAAGGAGCACGcatgtatatgtactgtacagtGCAAGGAGTACGGGTGTATATATACCCTACAGTACAAGGAGcacacgtccgtataccctgcaGTACAAGGAGTAGACTTCTGTATACCCTACAGTACAAGGAGCACACATCCGTATACCCTGCAGTACAAGGAGCACACGTCCGTATACCCTACAGTACAAGGAGCACACGTCCGTATACCCTACAGTACAAGGAGCTCACGTCCGTATACCCTACAGTACAAGGAGCTcacgtccgtataccctgcaGTACAAGGAGCACACGTCCGTATACCCTACAGTACAAGGAGCACACGTCCGTATACCCTACAGTACAAGGAGCACACGTCCGTATACCCTACAGTACAAGGAGCTCACGTCCGTATACCCTGTAGTACAAGGAGCACACTTCCGTATACCCTGCAGTACAAGGAGCACACGTCCGTATACCCTACAGTACAAGGAGcacacgtccgtataccctgcagtacaaggagcacacgtccgtataccctacagtacaaggagctcacgtccgtataccctgcagtacaaggagctcacgtccatataccctgcagtacaaggagcacacgtccgtataccctacagtacaaggagctcacgtccgtataccctacagtacaaggagctcacgtccgtataccctacagtacaaggagcacacgtccgtataccctgtagtacaaggagcacacgtccgtataccctgtagtacaaggagctcacgtccgtataccctgcagtacaaggagctcacgtccgtataccctgcagtacaaggagcacacgtccgtataccctgcagtacaaggagctcacgtccgtataccctgcagtacaaggagcacacgtccgtataccctg contains:
- the LOC142218511 gene encoding protein ABHD14A-like codes for the protein MGLGRHKLVVLVLILSISVLLYLLLPSVRSDHEEPKAEVPRAEPQDNMNFTVRTATLNGDWPTFYREALPRSSLEGAAAERFPILLLHGRSFTSKTWEDLGTLQILSEHGYRAVAIDLPGYGESLQAQPMSSEKGRTEYLLHVMDALGTRQPLIISPSMSGLFSLPLLLQHPDRLRGFVPVAPVGTKSYKPQQYQQVQVPTLIVYGTEDMNLGSQSLESLQHLPNHTLSPLKGAGHACYMDRPEEFHTALLMFLSRL